A window of Streptomyces sp. Je 1-332 genomic DNA:
GGCGACCGCGTGGCCCAGGGGCAGAGCCTCCTGGTGGTGGAGGCCATGAAGATGGAGCACGTCATCTCCGCCCCGCACGCGGGCACCGTCAGCGAACTCGACGTCACACCGGGCGCGACGGTCGCCATGGACCAGATCCTCGCCGTGGTGATCCCCGACGAGGCCGAGGGAGACACGGAATGACCACCGACGCACGGACGGGCGGCCTCCCCATGACCGTCCCCTCCCCGGCCCTGCCGCCCCGCGTCCGTATCCACGAGGTCGGCGCCCGGGACGGCCTGCAGAACGAGAAGGCGCTCGTCCCCACGGAGATCAAGGCGGAGTTCATCCGCCGCCTCGCCGCCGCGGGCCTCACGACCGTCGAGGCGACCAGCTTCGTGCACCCCAAGTGGGTGCCCCAACTGGCCGACTCCGAGCAGCTGTTCCCGCTCGTGCGGGACCTCGCCAAGGACGGCGGAGTGCAGCTTCCCGTGCTGGTGCCGAACGACCGGGGCCTGGACCGCGCCCTGGCGCTCGGCGCGCGCGGCGTCGCCGTCTTCGTCAGCGCCACGGAGTCGTTCGCCAAGGCCAACCTCAACCGCACGATGGCCGAGGCGCTCGCCATGTCGGAGCCGGTCGTGGCCCGCGCCCGCGAGCACGACGCGCAGGTGCGGGGCTACCTCTCCATGTGCTTCGGCGACCCGTGGGAGGGCCCGGTGCCCATCGCCCAGGTCGTCCGCACCGCGAAGGCGCTCCTGGACATGGGCTGCGACGAGCTGAGCCTCGGCGACACCATCGGCGTGGCCACCCCGGGCCATGTCCTGGCCCTGCTCGCGCAGTTGAACGAAGCGGGGGTGCCGACGGACCGCATCGGCGTGCACTTCCACGACACGTACGGCCAGGCGCTCTCCAACACCCTCGCGGCCCTGCAGCACGGCGTGCGCACGGTCGACTCCTCGGCGGGCGGCCTCGGCGGCTGTCCGTACGCGAAGAGCGCCACCGGCAACCTCGCCACCGAAGACCTCGTGTGGATGCTCGACGGCCTCGGCATCGAGACCGGCGTCGATCTCGGCAAGCTCACCGCCACCAGCGCGTGGATGGCCGAACAACTGGGCCGACCCAGCCCCTCCCGCACCGTCCGTGCCCTGTCGGGCACCTCCCACCAGGAGCAGTGAAGAACGATGGACCA
This region includes:
- a CDS encoding hydroxymethylglutaryl-CoA lyase, which encodes MTTDARTGGLPMTVPSPALPPRVRIHEVGARDGLQNEKALVPTEIKAEFIRRLAAAGLTTVEATSFVHPKWVPQLADSEQLFPLVRDLAKDGGVQLPVLVPNDRGLDRALALGARGVAVFVSATESFAKANLNRTMAEALAMSEPVVARAREHDAQVRGYLSMCFGDPWEGPVPIAQVVRTAKALLDMGCDELSLGDTIGVATPGHVLALLAQLNEAGVPTDRIGVHFHDTYGQALSNTLAALQHGVRTVDSSAGGLGGCPYAKSATGNLATEDLVWMLDGLGIETGVDLGKLTATSAWMAEQLGRPSPSRTVRALSGTSHQEQ